ACCACATGGCGACGGCCCGCCACTCTCCGCAGGATCGGTAGCGGCGCTCGATGGTGAGATCCTTCACGGTCCGTCCCCCATGAAACACCTCGGCATACTTCCCACGCAAGAACGAATCGAGCCCCAGACCCGACGGGCGTCCGAGCAGACGCAGGATGTTGTCGGCGACGTAGGGGCCGACTCCCGGCAGCTCGAGAAGGCTCTTCCTCATCTCAGGGATCTCCCGTGGGTCGTCGACCCACCCTTCGGGGTCAATCTTCCCGGAAGCGACCTGCTCGGAAATTTCCCGCAGGTAGGGCGCACGATAGCCGGCGTGGATCTCGTCGCGAAGGCAACCCTTCGGCAACGCCGCAATCTGTGTCGGGGACGGGAACGCGCGTCGTCCCGATGGCCCGGGACTTCCGGCCCGATCCACCAGGCCCGCCGCCATCTTGCGGGTAAACGCCCACGAGCAGTTGGTCGTCAGGATCATCTTGATGAGATCCTCGAACACCGTCGGCGCGCGTAGCATCCGGCCCCACCCACCGCGGGCCATCCAGTCCCAACGATCGGTTCCACGCATCGCACGACGGAAGGCCGCAAGATCCAGATCGAGTTGCAGGATTCGAGTCGTGATGGACCTCGCCGAATCGAGATCCGACGGTTTTCGACCGCCGGTCACGATCAGGTTTACGCGACGAGCCCCGTCGCGCTCCATCCTGAGGTCGATTGCGCGGAGGTCGTCCAATCGTACGGTGCACTCGAGCCAGCGGCCGTCATCGGAGACGGAGAAGGGTGCGAGGTCCGACCAGCCGTGGCTGAAGGTGGTCCGAACGAACGAGAAGTCCGTGGGTCCTGCAAGGACCAGTCTCCGGCGTCTCACTTGCCCTGATCGATGCGTTCGTTTTCGATCCGAAGCAGCGTTTCCGGGGTGATGTCGCCGGTCGGGTAGTTCCCGGAAAAGCATGCTGAACACATATTCGTGATCCGGCTGCTCCCCTCACGAACGGAGTCGAGAAGATCGTCGAGGCCCTGGTAGAGCACCGCATCGGCGCCGATCTGCTCTGCGACCTGTTCGTGGGTCCGGTCACGAGCGACAAACTCACGACGGGTGCTCATGTCGATCCCGTACACGCATGGATGCACCAGCGGCGGAGATGTCGAAGCGAAGACCACCGACTTCGCCCCCGCCTCGCGCGCGAGATGAACGATCTGGCGGCTCGTGTTTCCGCGGACGATCGAGTCGTCAACGAGGAGGACATGCTTGCCCCGGAACTCCTCGTCGATCGTATTCAACTTGCTCCGCACGGAACGACGGCGCTCGCTGTCGTTCGCCATGATGAAAGTGCGACCGACGTAGCGATTCTTGACCAGCCCCTCGCGGTACGGGAGGCCAAGCGATTGCGCCATGGCGAGTGCCGCAGTGCGCCCGGAGTCGGGAACCGGAATCACGACGTCCGCGTTCAACCCACTCGCTTGAAACGTCTTCGCCAGTCGCTCGCCCATTCGAACTCGGGACTGATAGACGGAGATGTCTTCCAGGTAGGAATCGGGACGGGCGAAGTAGACGTATTCGAAGACACACGGATGGTGCTTTGGAGGCGCAACCTGTTTCGAGTGGACGTTACCGTCCATATCCACGAACAGCGCCTCTCCGGGTGGCCCCGCCGCCATGCGTTCGTAACCGATGGTCGTCAGAACGACGGACTCCGAGGCAAACGCGTAGGCATGCCCGCCGGCGACGGCTTTCCGCCCCATCGCAATCGGCTTGATGCCGTAGGGGTCGCGAAAGGCGAACATCCCCTGCCCCGCGACGAAGCCCACGACGCTGTAAGCTCCACGAACGCGACGATAGACCTCACCGACGGCCGCGTGATACGAGTCCAGCGAAAAGACTCCACCGGGTGCCTCCGCCAGCGCGTTGGCAAAGACGTTCAGGACGACCTCGACGTCGCAACGAGACATCAGGTGTCGTCGGCCGTCGTCCGCCAGATCCTTGGCTAGCTCGTCATAGTTGGCCACATTCCCGTTGTGGGCCATGACGATTCCGTGGGGGAAATTGACCATGAACGGCTGGGCGTCTTCCCCGCCTCCGGAACCGATGGTCGGATAGCGGACATGCCCCACGCCCAGCGACCCACGTAGTCGCTCGATGTTCGCCAGCGAAAAGATGTCGCGGACCAGGCCTTCACCCTTCTTGACGTGAAACGTCGAGTCGTAGGTGGTGATTCCGGCCGCATCCTGACCCCGATGCTGGACGGCGACGAGACCGTCGTAGATCTCCTGGACCGCGTTCGTCGATCCGATCACGCCGATAAATCCACACATGCCGGTCTCCTCGGGGTCGAGGCCCCATGGTAGCAGAGGCATCGTCATCAAATTGACCGTGATTCGGGGGGTTCCTATAATGCTCGCCGCAAGGATGAGGACCGTTCGTCGAGAGGAATCATGAGCAAGATCATCGAGACACTGGCCCGTCAAAGCGGGCTCCAAGACATCTACGGCAAGGTCATGGACGGCACTCGGCTGACGTTCGACGATGGTCTTCGCATGTTTGAATCCCGCGCACTGATGGCCGTAGGCGCGATGGCAAACATCGTCCGCGAGCGCAAGAACGGGAATCGAGCGTTCTTCGTTCGTAACATGCATCTCAATCCGACCAACGTCTGCACCGTGGACTGCAAGTTCTGCGGGTTCTATCGCCCGTACCGCAACAAGGAAGAGGGTTGGAGCTGGGATCTCGAGCGGTGTTTTTCCGAGGTCAGGAAACGCGACGACGAACCGTTGACGGAGGTCCACATCGTCGGCGGTCACAACCCGGACTATCCGTACGAGTTCTACACGGACCTCGTCTCCGGTATCCGGAAGATCCGACCGGAGATGCACGTCAAGGCGTTCACCGCTTCCGAATACGACTTCTTCGCAAAACGATTCAAGATTCCGCTCGATCAGGTTTTCGAAGACCTGAAGGCCGCGGGTCTCGGCTCACTTCCCGGCGGAGGAGCGGAGGTGCTGGTGGAGCGGGTTCGGCAAGAGTTGTACCGGAAGAAGATTCCGGCGGAGCGCTGGCTGGAAATCGTCCGAACCGCCCACGAACACGAACTCCGATCCAATGCCACGATGCTCTACGGCCACATCGAGCGTCTCGACGAGCGAATCGAACATCTCTGTCGGCTTCGCGCCCTGCAGGACGAGACCGGCGGATTCATGTGCTTCATTCCTCTCGCGTTCCATCCGGAGAACACGGCCATCGACCATCTGCCGGGACCGACCGGTTTCGACGATCTACTCACGGTGGCCGTCTCGCGCCTGATGCTAGACAACTTCGACCACATCAAGGCCTACTGGATCATGATCTCGCAACGAATCGCGCAGACCGCCCTGAACATGGGCGCCGACTGCATCGACGGTACGGTCGTCGAGGAGAAAGTGGTTCACATGGCGGGTGCCAAGACTCCCCCCGGACTCGCGATGGACGAGCTGCTGCGTCTCATCCGCGATGCCGGTCGTGAACCGATACAACGCGACTCGTTGTACAACGAACTCCATCGTTTTGATGCGGCGGTTGCCTGATGCGTCCGCGCGTCGGCGCCGTCTCGTACCTCAATGCCCGACCGCTGGTCTACGGGCTGGAAGAGGACGCCGTACGCGGAGCGCTGCGACTGGAGTACGAGGTACCGTCGCGCCTGGCGGAACGAATGGTCTCGGGCGAACTCGATATCGCACTGATCCCGATCATCGGACTCACGGAGCTGCGAGACCTGGAGTTGATCTCCGGACTCGGAATCGTGACGCGGGGGCCATCCCGATCGGTGCTGATCGTATCGAGGAAGCCATTGGATCGGATCGGCTCCCTCGCGCTCGACCCCGAATCGCGGACGAGTAACGTGCTCGCGCAAGTGCTTCTCGCGGAACGCTTCGGTGTCCAGCCCCGGGCCGAGGTGGGTCCGGTCGACCTGAAAGATTCGCTCGATCGATTCGATGCCGTGGTCCGCATCGGGGATAAGGCGCTCTTCGAATCCTACCCCTCGTCCTGCAACGTGCTGGATCTCGGCACCGAGTGGACCGATTGGACCGGCCTCCCATTCGTCTTCGCTGCATGGTTCTCCCGACCCGGGGCTCTGAATCGGGAGACCTACCGGAGGCTTCACGACTCCCGCCGGAAGGGGGTCGCGGCGATCGAGTCGATCTCGAACGACTACGAGTTTGACGGAATCCGTAATCCGGAATTGGCAGGCGAGTACCTCCGTAAGAACATCCATTTCCGACTCGGCTCGGCAGAGGTCGAGGCGATGAAACGATTCTTCGGCCTGGCCGCAGACCTTGGCCTCATCGACGAGGCGCCCCCTATTCGGCTCGCACTCCAACAGTCCACGGGATGCCACGAGACCGCCGCACGTCTGGCGGAAGGAAGATAGAGAGATCGCATGCAAGATCGTCAACGACTGGATTCCATTCACGAGAAGATCCTTGGCGGAGAGCGGATCGACGAGTCGGAAGCGCTCGATCTCCTTCATCATGAAACGGTTGCAAACCTCGGTGCGCTGGCGGACTTTGTTCGCCGAACCAAACACCCCGATGGCGTCGTCACCTACATCATCGATCGCAACATCAACTACACGAATATCTGCAACGCATTCTGCAATTTCTGCGCGTTCTATCGTGCACCGAAACACGAAGAGGGTTATGTCCTTTCACCGGAAGTCGTGGAACAGAAGATCCGCGAAACCTATGACCTCGGCGGCAATCAGATCCTGTTACAGGGTGGACACAACCCGGAGCTGAAGATCGACTACTACGAGGAGTTGTTCCGGAGGCTGAAGACCTCGTTCCCGGATCTCTGGCTCCACGCCCTTTCGCCACCCGAGATCACCCATATCCGCAAGGCCTCCCGGCTGACACTGGCGGAGACCCTCGAGCGCCTGCGTGCCGCGGGTCTCGACTCGATACCCGGTGGTGGAGCCGAGATCCTCGTCGATTCGGTGCGCACGCGCCTTGCGAAGAACAAGTGCTCTTCCGACGAATGGCTCGACGTCATGGAGGAAGGGCACCGACAGGGGCTACGCTCCACCGCCACGATGATGTTCGGACACATCGAGACCCGAGAGGAACGCGTCGAGCATCTCCGTCGCGTCCGTGAAGTTCAGGATCGCACCGGCGGGTTCACCGCCTTCATCTGCTGGACTTACCAGGCCGAGAATACCGAACTGGGTGGCGACGAGGTCACAAGTGCGGAGTACCTCCGCACGCTTGCCGTCGCGCGATGTTATCTCGACAACATCGACAACCTGCAGGCGTCGTGGGTCACCCAGGGCCCGAAACTCGGCAATGCCTCTCTGGCGTTTGGCTGTAACGACATGGGCAGCACGATGATCGAAGAAAACGTCGTCTCGTCGGCCGGAACGGTCCACGAAATGCAGGAGCCGCAGATCGTCGCCGCCATCGAGAGTGCGGGGCTGACCCCACGACGCCGAAACATGGATTACTCCACCAGGATGGATCCTGCCCGGGCCTGAGGCCTACTTCTTTCTGGCTGCCAGCTCCTGCACGATCTCGGCGATCCGCGCTTGCGTTTCGTCGGAGAACCACGCATCGAGGAACTCACCGACACATTCGGAATCGTGGGCCCGGATCCTCTCGACGGTAGCGGATCGAAGAAACCGCTTGGTCACTGCAAAGGCGCGAGGATCCTTGTCGGCAAACTCCGCGACGCGTTCCGCACACGCCGCCTCGAACGCATCGGCGCCGTGGGCCTCGTGCGCCAGGCCGACTTCGACGGCATCCTTGCCTTTGTAGTTTCGCCCGAGCAGCGCGATCTCATCGAGTTTCCTGGGCGAAACGGCGCGGGCGAGCATCATGGACACCCCGAACGGGAACGGGACGCCCACCTTGACCTCGTTCAACCCCACCAGGGCGTGCTCGGCGACGATCCGCCAGTCGGCCGTCAGCGACAGGACACAGCCCCCTGCAACGGCATGCCCACGCATGGCCGCGATGAGCGGTCGCGGGAATGTGTACAGATTCAGCAGGCAGGCGCTGAACCGGTTAAGAAACGACCCCATCGCGTCACGATCCAGCGCTCTTAATTCCTGCAGGTCCAGCCCAGGACAGAATAGTTTCCCCGCCCCGGTGAGAACGACCGCACGAATCGTGTCGTCCCGCGCCGCCTCCTGAGTGGCCTCCAGCAGATCGGCCACGAGATCCGGATTGACCGCGTTCCCGTTGTCGCGGGAGAGGGTGAGGGTTCCGATGCCGTTGTCGACGTTCCATTGGACAGTGTTGTTCATCGCGTCATTGTACAATAGCGAAATGAAGGCGATTGTCTGCGATACCCATGGCGGGCCCGAGGTGTTACGTCCCGCCGCGCTGCCCCGCCCGACGCCGACCGACTCCGAACT
This genomic interval from Acidobacteriota bacterium contains the following:
- the mqnC gene encoding dehypoxanthine futalosine cyclase, translating into MQDRQRLDSIHEKILGGERIDESEALDLLHHETVANLGALADFVRRTKHPDGVVTYIIDRNINYTNICNAFCNFCAFYRAPKHEEGYVLSPEVVEQKIRETYDLGGNQILLQGGHNPELKIDYYEELFRRLKTSFPDLWLHALSPPEITHIRKASRLTLAETLERLRAAGLDSIPGGGAEILVDSVRTRLAKNKCSSDEWLDVMEEGHRQGLRSTATMMFGHIETREERVEHLRRVREVQDRTGGFTAFICWTYQAENTELGGDEVTSAEYLRTLAVARCYLDNIDNLQASWVTQGPKLGNASLAFGCNDMGSTMIEENVVSSAGTVHEMQEPQIVAAIESAGLTPRRRNMDYSTRMDPARA
- the mqnE gene encoding aminofutalosine synthase MqnE; this translates as MSKIIETLARQSGLQDIYGKVMDGTRLTFDDGLRMFESRALMAVGAMANIVRERKNGNRAFFVRNMHLNPTNVCTVDCKFCGFYRPYRNKEEGWSWDLERCFSEVRKRDDEPLTEVHIVGGHNPDYPYEFYTDLVSGIRKIRPEMHVKAFTASEYDFFAKRFKIPLDQVFEDLKAAGLGSLPGGGAEVLVERVRQELYRKKIPAERWLEIVRTAHEHELRSNATMLYGHIERLDERIEHLCRLRALQDETGGFMCFIPLAFHPENTAIDHLPGPTGFDDLLTVAVSRLMLDNFDHIKAYWIMISQRIAQTALNMGADCIDGTVVEEKVVHMAGAKTPPGLAMDELLRLIRDAGREPIQRDSLYNELHRFDAAVA
- a CDS encoding menaquinone biosynthesis protein, with product MRPRVGAVSYLNARPLVYGLEEDAVRGALRLEYEVPSRLAERMVSGELDIALIPIIGLTELRDLELISGLGIVTRGPSRSVLIVSRKPLDRIGSLALDPESRTSNVLAQVLLAERFGVQPRAEVGPVDLKDSLDRFDAVVRIGDKALFESYPSSCNVLDLGTEWTDWTGLPFVFAAWFSRPGALNRETYRRLHDSRRKGVAAIESISNDYEFDGIRNPELAGEYLRKNIHFRLGSAEVEAMKRFFGLAADLGLIDEAPPIRLALQQSTGCHETAARLAEGR
- a CDS encoding enoyl-CoA hydratase/isomerase family protein yields the protein MNNTVQWNVDNGIGTLTLSRDNGNAVNPDLVADLLEATQEAARDDTIRAVVLTGAGKLFCPGLDLQELRALDRDAMGSFLNRFSACLLNLYTFPRPLIAAMRGHAVAGGCVLSLTADWRIVAEHALVGLNEVKVGVPFPFGVSMMLARAVSPRKLDEIALLGRNYKGKDAVEVGLAHEAHGADAFEAACAERVAEFADKDPRAFAVTKRFLRSATVERIRAHDSECVGEFLDAWFSDETQARIAEIVQELAARKK
- the purF gene encoding amidophosphoribosyltransferase, coding for MPLLPWGLDPEETGMCGFIGVIGSTNAVQEIYDGLVAVQHRGQDAAGITTYDSTFHVKKGEGLVRDIFSLANIERLRGSLGVGHVRYPTIGSGGGEDAQPFMVNFPHGIVMAHNGNVANYDELAKDLADDGRRHLMSRCDVEVVLNVFANALAEAPGGVFSLDSYHAAVGEVYRRVRGAYSVVGFVAGQGMFAFRDPYGIKPIAMGRKAVAGGHAYAFASESVVLTTIGYERMAAGPPGEALFVDMDGNVHSKQVAPPKHHPCVFEYVYFARPDSYLEDISVYQSRVRMGERLAKTFQASGLNADVVIPVPDSGRTAALAMAQSLGLPYREGLVKNRYVGRTFIMANDSERRRSVRSKLNTIDEEFRGKHVLLVDDSIVRGNTSRQIVHLAREAGAKSVVFASTSPPLVHPCVYGIDMSTRREFVARDRTHEQVAEQIGADAVLYQGLDDLLDSVREGSSRITNMCSACFSGNYPTGDITPETLLRIENERIDQGK